One Gallus gallus isolate bGalGal1 chromosome 38, bGalGal1.mat.broiler.GRCg7b, whole genome shotgun sequence genomic window, ACCGAGCCGGATGCTCCCGATGCCTTTCTGATAAGAACTTTAAAATCCACTAGAACTGGAGTAGAGCGGCGCTGAGCACGGAGTCGCAGTGAGGTCGGACGGCCgctgccctccctgtgccccGCTGAGTGCAGCGGAATTAGCGCCCAGCCGCCTCGTTACGCAAGCGCCTCATTAGCCCGATGAGGAGCTGGCTGATAATCAGCTCAGGTTTCCCAGCTCCCAGATTGCGGGAGGCTCACGGGGGGACCCTGCCTGGGGTTTGCTCAGGGGACTCCCCTGCGCCGTGCTCGTTAGCTAATTACGGACGAGGAGCGACATGGACGCAGTGCCCAGCGCTGCTGGGTGGGCCTTTCCTGGCacggggagcagagcagcccctcCCCGGAGGGCGGTGGGCACTGAGCTGTGGTTCTGCAGTGCTGACCACAGTGACAGCCCTCATTGGCAGCCCCAAACGGGACCGTTcagtcagcagcagtgcaggaatcCCACCCTGCAGCTCCACCCGGCTCAGAGCTGAGCCAGgagcatctcctcctcctcctcctcttcctcctcctccctgcatgCAGCCCGAGGGCacggctgtggggcagagggtgCGGCGCTGACGGGCAGAGACGTGGGCAGGGATCCGGTGTTATAAAGGCCGGGTATTTGGCTTTATGgaggcttgggttggaagacgGCTTCGTGGAAGCTCGGGCAGGGATGTGGCTGCAGAAAGCCTCGGGTGCCAGCTGATAAAGgcctgggcaggcagcagctccacgAAGGCTGGAGGCAGGATCCACGAGGGTTGGATGAGGGCTCTGTGAGGGCCGGCAGCTGGCTCCATGAGGGTTGGCTGCAGGGCTCCACGAAGGCTGGATGAAGGCTCCATGAGGGTTGGCTGCAGGGATCCAGTGACACAAAGGCCCCTCCCGGGAGGTGAGCGCACGGCTGAGCCGCGTCCCCTGGGCGTTCccgtgcagagcagagcagagctgcccgTATAAGGGCAGGAGGCTGCAcaccccgcagccccacggGCGCTCCCAGAGCCCCACACCCATCGCGTggccctgagctgcctgctgggtggGATGGCAGGAAACCGAGCGGCAGGAGCGGAATCCCACCGTGCTGAAATAAGAACGGCCCCAAACGGGAACAAACCCCGGGGTTTTTCCACTCTGTCTGGcaggtggggctggggctgccgaGCGCAGGGGCTGCCGAGCGCAGGACGTGCCAGGCACTGCCTTCTCCATCAGCCCTCCACGTCGCTGCCAGCCCGCAGGAGCTGCTCCCGCAGAGCTCAGCCGTGCCAACGCGGCGGCCCGGTGCCCACCCGGTGGGTTAAAAATAGCTGCCAAGAGCAGAAGGTAATTAAAAGCCACTAACGGCCTCACCAGGAGCTCCTTTCCTCAAAAGAGCGCCGAGCTCTTCCAAGGGCCATCAATCTCCTGCCGCCACCGCCGCTACCGGGCGGGCTCGGcgcagggcagcagggctgggagcagggctgggccgTGACGTGCTCAGCCACAcggctgctgcttgctgggcGCTGCACGGCGAGCCTTGAACCGCAGGAAGGGAGATAAGGAGCGCAGCACGCGACAGCACGGCTCGCGGTGGGTCGTGGGGCACCAAAGCCTTCGCAGCACGAGGGAAGCACGGAGACCCGtgtgctgagcagagagctCCGAGCAAAGCCCGCGTGGGGACGGGGCACGGGGCGGCCCGCCGAGGGGGCGGCAATGTGTTCCGAATCAGAAGGTCCTAAAAAAAGGATATTCCACATCTGCTGCTGGAATTTCCTTCCCACGGAGGCGCTGCTGAAATGCTTTCCAGGCATTGTATCAAAGCCGCCTTTGTTGGGAGGAAGCGGCGGCCCCGCGGAGCACCTCGAGCTGCGGGGCGATGCGGGGCGGCCCCCCCGGGGACCTTCAGACCCCACTGACGGGGGGACGGCCGTGGGGCAGCGCCGGATCCGTGCGCCTCCGTGGGCTCGGCTGCCCCCAGAGCACCCCATGCAGAACCAGCAGAGCGGGGCTTCCATTTTAACGCGTTGAGTTTGGGTCCAACCGACGGCGTTCTGCAATTTGGGCTTTGTTTTTGGGACGACGGACTGCGGGacgctgtgctgcagtgggggggggtggcacagggctgggggggcaccTCCCTTGGCACCAACACCTGCATTGTCCTCAGGCGGGCAGGAAGTTCGTTAAGGCAGGAAATCGTTACGGGCCGCTCTGAGATGTCCTGGAGACCAAACAACGCCCCGCAGGGAAGGCAGAGCGCTCCTCCACGCCATTGCGGAGCCACCTGACCGCCCCGCCGTCTGTTTGTTGGGGGGCAAAAATGGGAGCCGGGGGTGAAGCAGCACCTCCATCACGCGCCCAACGCAGCGCTGCATCCCATCTCCCGGCCACGGCCGCTCACCGCCGTCCCGCTGCTTCCTCCCCTCCATTTGGTGCTACTGGGAAGAGGACAAACTGGGAAGCGGCCGACGGGCCGAGATTCCCCTCATTCTTTGCCCTTATTAGGTCTGCAGcacggggaggaggaggaggaggaggaggagggtcaGGGGAGGCGGGCGGCTCCGACCTCACCTGGCGATGCTGTCTGGGATGTGGGATCCCACGGCCGCCCCCGGAGCCCCGAGGGCAGAGCCCCGAGGTGACGCTGGCTGTGCTCCAAACCAGAAACCCGACTGAAACCAGGCGGCGATAAGAGGCTGAGTCAGGGCAGAGGCGCAGGGCGGACCCGCATTCCTGGCGGGCACACCTCGGGATGGGGACAACGCGCTGCACTGCCGTGCTTCCCCGGTGCGGGGCCGTCCAGCAGGACgtttctgcagctgagcagaagctgctgctggaggttgTCCCATTGGGTCATGGGAAGCaaggcagctccagcagggagGCAACGCGATGGCTCCAGCTCCGCGCTCAGGGCTGGAAGTCCACaggacagagcagcagtgctgtggggatgggctgagggCGACGGTGCTGTGGAGGAGGCCCCGGGGAGACCCCTCTGCTGCCCCCCAGTACTGACAGGAGCCGATGAACAGGAGGAGAACAACCTGGAAGGGCCCTTCCCGCCCCACCgtcccatggctctgtgatctttagGGCGCCCTCCAACCCAACCGTCCCACGGCTCTGTGATCTTTagggttctgtgatctttagggattcctccagcccaaaattctgctttctgaagcagAGCCTCCGCTCCCATCAGCGCAGAGGCTCACAAAACAGCCGTGCTGGGAGGGACCTTTGgagaaccatggaatggttgggttagGAGGGAGCCCAaagcccccccatccccatccccgctgcaggctggctgctccccaccagcagAGGGTCCCAGGGCCCCACGTGTGGCCTCAGCCACCTCCAGCCATCGGATTTTCCCAAAAAGAGCCCGGCCATGGCCCCGAGGCGCTGCCGGGAGCCGAGGGCTCACCATGTTTTGCTCAGACACGGCGAGCTCTCAGGGCCGGATGTTTGGCTTTGGAGGGGAACCAAGAATCCAGGCTGCAGCCGCTCGTGGAGCACGCGATCCCACCGCCCCCcggggtgtggggcagagccccatCGGAGCCCCCATCAGCGCTCCCTTGGCGGCGCAGACGCgccctccccatctccatcccctctGCGGGGCTTTCCGTGTGCATTTACCCAGAGGGGacgtggggcagccccacagcgaGCCACGAGCACCGCCTGAACCCCAACTCAGCTCATCCCTCTCCCAAGGCACGCTCATTACCGCGCCTCGTTACCACAGCTCATTAGCGAGCCTCGTTCCCGGCCCCGCTCGCCCAAGGACACCCAATTTGCGCCGCTCCTTTCCCAGCCCCACCGTGGTCGGAAGCAGCCGGAAACGCACAGAGCTATTTAGGGCCACATCCTGGCCCCGACCCgcgtctgtgtgtgtgtgtttgggagCACAGAGGATGCAGCCGCGCTCCTCGGCCACATAGCTGGGATTCCAGCGTGGAACCCCGGGGATGGGACACATTCCAGCGGCCGCACCGCGCTGCCCCACGCCGTCCCCATGGCGCACGTGAAaggctgcctgctctgccttCTTTATAAGGGAAAAGCCTCAGCGCTCCGCATCTCAGCCCAAACCGCCCTCGTCCAAATCAAGCGGGGGGTGAAGGGGAGATGGAAACGCTCCCCAAAAAAGGCAAATGGGTGCACACGGAGGTGGGGGGGCCGTCCCAGGCAGCGCCACGTTGGGAAGGTCCCACTTCACAGCCGCGATGCTCCAACGCCTCCGAGACCGAACGGAACCAGGCAGGCGACGGAGATCTGCCCAAACATTGCACCTCACTGCCGTGGGATGGGCAGAGGGGAACCCTTTGCCATGGGTCCTGTGGGGTcatcaccccacagccacagcGCTGTGTTCAGCTGTGCCACGGTGACATTCGCAGGGCGGtggaccccaaaaccgccccaCTGCCGGCCCTAAAACCCCAACGTGGGTCTGCCAGGGCTGTCCCCACACTGTGCCAAATGCAGCGCGTCGCTCACAGCCccagaaacagcaagaaaaggctGTTCCAGCCCCAGGCCCGCCTCACCCACGGCCGCTGCCAggcgctgggggggggaggacgCCCGGCACACCCTCTGTACCATTCCACAACGTCACTGCAGCAACAGAGCACGGAACACACATTCCTAAGCCTCCATAGGTGTTGTTCCGGTGTGGCAACACCCAGCCAAGGGGCACGGGAAGGCAGAACGGCGATACCTGGGCAGGGTTACACCCCAATAGGGGTATGGGAACATGGCGGTGCCAGGTCAGCCACACACAGCCGGTGCCAACTCCTCCTCCCCGCCATCCGAcgactcctccacctccacgCAGTGCCTTTTGCTCCTGCTGTATTCCCAGCTCCCTCCCCAGCCGCCCACAATTAAGGTAATTAAGCCAAATAGCAGATGGtcacctgctgccagcagacCCCACGGTCCCAAACAGTTACAGGAGAGGGGAATGGGACAGGGAGCAGCGATCCTTGCACCGTGCAGCAGCCCaaagccttcctcctcctcctcttcctcctcctcctctcccccagtGCCCTTTCGTCCCTTTGCATTTCCCCATTCCTGTGCCCGGAGCGgatcttcccccccccccccccatctcctcaCACTCCATTCTGCTCTCCCAAAGGTTCTGGGCTCCGGGGAACGAAGCCCACTCAgaacctccccctccccccccacccctgccaGCCCCAACCTCagccccccacagcccaccccacagGCAGCTCAGGCCCCCACCTCAGGGCGCCGTTACCCGAcacccccccaggacccctccGCACCCCCTCAGGAgcgccccccccgccctcccctgGGCCTGCATTCCCTCAgagccccccgcagcccccccaggCCCAGTCGCACACCTCAGAGCCGCACTATCGAagcccccaggaccccccccgcccctcagGGCCCACCAAGACCCCCCCCCGGCTTTATGCTACCTCAGAGACCCCCAGACACCCCCAGGCTCAGCCCCGCACCTCAGCTCTCCACTACCAGAGCTCCCCAACCCCTCGGGACCCCCCCAAGGCCTCCATTCCCTCACAGACCCCCAGGGCCGCCTCCCAGGCCTCCATCGCCTCACAGACCCCCGGCTTcaccccccacctccctcctgAGGCCCAGGCCTCggccccccgcccggccccacCTTCcgctgctgcttctcccaggcGGGATCGAGCAGCAGGTCTCGGTCCCAGTCGTCCTCCTGGGCCATGTAGTCGCCGTTGGGGCCCGGCCCGTTGCCGCCGTAGGGGTAGGGCTGCCCGGCGCTGTGATAATCCACCATGGCGCTCCGCTGCGCTCCGCTCCCACCGCCGCGCCGACGGCACTGCGCCCTCCCGCACTGCGCCTGCGCGACGCGCCCTCGCGAGGCCTCGCCCACTCACGCCCGCCCTCCCCTTTATTAATATTCATGAAGTGGGCGGGGCGGGCTCTGCAGCACCTCCTCCTCAGTTAATATTAATGAGCCCACGCGCACCGTAGGGTCGCTCGGGTGAATGTTAAGCGAGCCGTCACGCGCAGCTCCCCCCGATTAAGCAATTAACGAGCTCTTGCGTGCGCTCCCCTCTACAAATCACTATGTATTTAAGAGGCCCAGCCGCCCTCAGCACCTCAGATACAGGCTCATTAATATTAATGACCAACATCAGGCACCCCAACGCCTATCATCACTCAACTATTGAAACAATATTAATGTTAATGAGCCCTCATATGTACCACCCATGTGTACTAATTATTAGCCAATCAGTGAGTCCTCATGCAGCATGGCAGCTGACCCAACACCTCTTCATTATTATGCATAACACCCCACTCATTTATTATGCATAATAACATAAACATTCATGAGAGCACAGCCCCCGCAGTAGTACACCCCACCCCCATGGAGGGCCACCCCACAGGGATGcgaccccattgccccccaggaccctccccaggcagcacacagTACACTGGAGGTTTCTCTTTTACTTTGAGACAATTAAAATCCGCAGTGTTAACGAGGATGTGGGGGGGTTCAGAGCGACGAGGCCATGATGCTGGAGACACCTGCAGGaagatggaggggggggggtgcagaggggtcagcagcaggctgtggtttctgtgtgcccccccccacccgctGTACCCACTGTCGAAGTCGATCTTCTCCACGATGTTTTTGGGTTTGATGCTCTCCTCCTGGTTGCAGATGAACACCTTGCCAGGCTCCGGCTCCGTCCACCCATATTTGCTCATCCACACCTTCAGCTGTGCCTCTGAGGGGGGACAGAACACCGTGTCACCCCCTCTGCCATCTCATGTCCCCCACCCCTCAGTGCCCCGCCCCCCGTACCTGAGAGGTCCCCCAGCATCTCAGCCAGCAGCCATCGGTCGATGTGTTGGTATGTGATACCCACCACGTGGCAGATGACTGCAGGGAGAAACCTGAGTCAGTCCTGGccccaaaacacccccaaaagcccctcagcagcccccctcctcccccaaatGCCACCTCACATTTTCGGACAGAGTCCTCAAAGCCGGCAATCCcatccaacagctccatgttctCATCCAGAGCTTGCTGTGGGATAAAGCACAGTTCAcgtcaccatccctgcagtgcCAACGACCCCCCAGAGCCACAAGGACTCACCCAGAAGGACTGGAAGTGGCACGtctccagcagctcccccagGTACAGGATCTGCCGGATGGGccgctcctcctgctgccacgGGGTCAAGGGAAACAAATGAGCCCGCCCCAAATCCCCGACCTCTGCCATCCAGCAGGGACGGTGCACACCGAATCCACGCTCAACATGGAGCGAGGCACCCCAAACCTTCACTTCCAACTCTCCCACTCAGGAGGGCACCTCAAATCCCTGCTCGTtagagatggggcacccattCCAAACCCCACATAGCAGGGATGGGGCTAGAAGTGGGACAAACCACCACCAAGACTACGTTAGGGTACCCAACAGCGGTCCAGGGGTGCTCTGGGGAACTTCTAGAGTGTCCTAAGGCACACTGGAGAGCTTTGGGAGGACTCAAGTGGGTTCTTTCAATCCAATAACGCACATTAAGAAAACAGTAGAgcaccacagagcacagtgaggagctCCAGGAGAACTCCAGGCAGAATGACAGTACATTGGGGTGGACCTGTAGTACAATAGGGCACAAAAGGTACAAgtaaagcagcacagagcacaacaAGGAGCTGtgggagggctctggggaggccCAGAGTACACCGGTAGGTCCTTATAGATCAAATGGGGCACAGCAAATTGCTCTAGGAAGCCCTTAGGGTACACCAGAGCAGCCTGGAGCGCTGCAGAGCACCATCACCACCTCACAGTCATCGGTGTTTGGGCTCAGTGCAGCCCCCCAGCCAGCCCCTAAGCCCCCCAGCCAGCCCCTAAGCCCCCCAGCCAGCCCCTAAGCCCCCCAGCCAGCCCCTAAGCCCCCCAGCCAGCCCCTAAGCCCCCCACAGGGGGAGGATACGTGGGCCTGGTCGATCATGCACTTGCAAAGCGTGAAGTCAGTGTGGGGGAGGTTGGTGAGGGCCTTCAGCAGGATCTGCGCCGTCACTGTGGTCTGGAAGAAGGCGGGGTTGAACTGGTACctgtggggggaagggggggcgtTATGGGGAGCAACATGGGGACAAAAGAGGGCCGTTatgtggagggggggggggggggggggggggggcagaggaaGCGTTCTGGGGAGCGACCCCCgccctgctcacagcttcagcacagccaGGTTGGCCTCCAGATCGTAGGCATTCTCCTTAGCCTGCGTCTCCACGTAGCGCTCCAACGTTGCCAGGTTCTCAGGGTTGTAcctaaagggagaaaaaagccaCCGAAAAGGAACACCGACTCAGCCTCCACGAAGCGCTTCCCTCGGAGCGCCGGGCCGCCCCCAACCACAGCCCCCACCTCCCGGCTCCACGCCCCGACCTCAGGCCTTAAGCCCCGGCTCCAGGCTCGCCCCGCACACCGCCATACCCCCCGGTTCCCCCGGTCCCGGTACCTGTCGATTCCCCGCAGCAGTTTGCCCACGTTGGCCCTCATCTGCTCAAACAACGCCATGACGCGCGGAGCCTCAGCCACCGGAAAGAAAGGGGGAGAGCCGGCTTCCGGCGGCCGCGGCAACTTCCTCTTCCGGCGCGGGCGCTCGCTAAGCATGATAGGAAAGCGAGTTGAAAACACGCACTGCGCAACGGCCAAAAGCGAAAGCAGTGCTGCCCTCGGGAGGAGGGATATACCCAAAGGCCACGCCCACCCGCCCGGGCCACGCCCACCGCTCGCGGCGCCCTCTTCCGGTCGTGGCGCGTGGCAGCGGACTGCGTGCGCCCGGTTGGGCCTGACACGGCCAAAATGAGCCAAAAAACGGGCCAAAAACGAGCCAAAATGGGCTAAAGTGAGGTTAAAGCGCACCCACATCCCGAAGGGGATTGAAATAAGAGCCACGGGGTCGGACTGGGCGGGAGGGGGGCGCAGCGGgccctgctgggcagggtgAGGCTTCCTGGGGTGGAGCAGGCCGCAGTGGGACAGATGGGAGTAAATGGGACAGAAgtgggagaagggggggggtcACTCAGAGCCTTAATGGGAACATTCCAGAGCCGGACCGTGccgtgctggggctgtgtgtgatCCTCTGGGGGCCCGCTGGGACTGACGGGGGTGAACGGGGCTGAGCTGAGGCcggagggggagaaaatggggTCAAGGTCGTCGTGTGGCGCATTGGGCCGCACTGGGATCCCGTGGGGCCTGGCTGCTCCCCGCCCTCGCAACGCCTCGGTGGGGGTTCCCCTTCCCGCGCTGTGGTTTGGCACAGGGGGGCCCCCCCCGGATGCCCGGGTCCCCAtgggctgtgcctcagtttccccttcCGCCGCGCTGCCttgtggggagctggggggtggggggggccgccagctccgcgccgccgctgccgccacCGCCGGCGTCGAGGGGGGGGCGtcacggggtggggggggcaccGCCATGGACCCCCGGCTGCTCCGCATCGCCGCCCGCGACCCCCAGGAAGACTTTGAGGTGCTGCAGCGCCTCGGGGGGGGCACCTATGGGGACGTCTTCAAGGTGACCGGGGCCCAAAAAtcatggagggggggggggggggggggggggggggggcggaatACACTGCGGCCTCCACACGTGGCCCCCGTGGGGCTCCCTGTTATGGGAGGGTGGCATCCCCATTCGGTGCTCTGGGGGGGAAGTTGTGTGAAATGGAGTCCCAATGCCTCCTagttcctcccccccccaacccccccgaGCTTCCCAGTTCCCCCCCAGGACTctcagttccctcccagtccttCCTGATGGCATTTGTGTCCCCAAGGAGCCCCACCCTCACTTCTGCCGGAGCGTTCAGCCCTCTGCATCCTGTgatgggggcactggggggcactggggggtactgggggtactgggaggcactggggttactgggaggtgctggagcagtaATGCGAGGTACCGGGGGCCCAGCACAGCCTTAACCCCCCCTTGGCTGTCCCCCAGGCCCGCAGCAAGGCCACCGGAGAGCTGGCTGCTATCAAGGTGGTCAAGATGGAAGCAGGTGAGGGGGGGGGCTCTAGACACACCCAAGGTCCTTAATGCCCCCCAGTATCCGCCCCCAGGATACTGTAGTACCTCCCTCAggacccccaaagcccccacgTATCCCCATACCTCTTTGTatcactccccccccccccccagcttctCAACATTCCCCCCACATCCTTTAATACTTCCCGCTACTTCTCCACATCCCCACAGAACTCTTTAATACCTCTCaataccccataacccccccagcATTCCCCAGGACCCCTTACtcccccccaggaccccttAACGTCCCCCCAATGTCCGTTATTCCCCCCCCAAGACGACGA contains:
- the EIF3K gene encoding eukaryotic translation initiation factor 3 subunit K, with translation MALFEQMRANVGKLLRGIDRYNPENLATLERYVETQAKENAYDLEANLAVLKLYQFNPAFFQTTVTAQILLKALTNLPHTDFTLCKCMIDQAHQEERPIRQILYLGELLETCHFQSFWQALDENMELLDGIAGFEDSVRKFICHVVGITYQHIDRWLLAEMLGDLSEAQLKVWMSKYGWTEPEPGKVFICNQEESIKPKNIVEKIDFDSVSSIMASSL